A part of Candidatus Moraniibacteriota bacterium genomic DNA contains:
- a CDS encoding RNA-directed DNA polymerase, giving the protein MYPEHRQFLLNLGLDEKQASFFYSNIKRLYIEIKIPKKKSSGGMSERILNIPRKDLRLLQKKILTFLKKSISLLPCVHGGVDRRSIVTNAKPHVGKEFVLNYDIKDFFPSIHNTRVLKALRRRLNISQKSLGWIVRIATYENQLPQGAPTSPFLSNVVALDLDTKLWDLCKGINAGYTRFFDDITISGGREVEGAYRKGMVDGIIRHEGFLLNMEKKHIAHRTETQHVTGLVVNDKIDLSDFFIESVKCEIEEGLCYFVPEHRLSVQGKVSFVKSINREAGLMLENFYNVTMERFL; this is encoded by the coding sequence ATGTATCCGGAACACAGACAATTTTTGCTTAACTTAGGCTTGGACGAAAAACAAGCAAGTTTTTTCTACTCGAATATTAAACGGTTATATATCGAGATTAAAATTCCAAAGAAAAAAAGCAGTGGAGGGATGAGCGAGAGGATTTTGAATATTCCAAGAAAAGACTTGCGGTTGTTGCAAAAGAAAATTCTTACTTTTCTGAAGAAAAGCATTTCTTTGTTACCGTGCGTTCACGGTGGTGTTGACAGACGTTCAATTGTTACAAATGCCAAGCCCCATGTTGGCAAAGAGTTTGTTTTGAATTATGACATAAAAGACTTTTTCCCCAGTATTCATAACACAAGAGTGCTGAAAGCTTTAAGAAGAAGGCTTAATATCTCGCAGAAGTCTCTGGGTTGGATTGTCAGAATAGCTACATATGAAAATCAGCTTCCGCAAGGGGCGCCTACTAGCCCCTTTCTTTCGAATGTAGTTGCGTTGGATTTGGACACAAAACTGTGGGATCTTTGCAAGGGGATCAATGCTGGGTATACACGTTTCTTCGATGATATAACTATTTCTGGCGGAAGGGAAGTGGAAGGTGCTTACCGAAAAGGGATGGTTGATGGAATTATTCGGCATGAAGGGTTTTTGCTCAACATGGAGAAGAAACATATCGCTCATCGTACAGAAACGCAACATGTTACTGGCTTGGTTGTAAATGATAAAATTGATTTGAGTGACTTCTTCATTGAGAGCGTAAAATGTGAAATCGAGGAAGGCTTGTGTTACTTTGTGCCAGAACACCGTCTTAGCGTACAAGGGAAGGTTAGCTTTGTAAAAAGCATCAATAGGGAGGCTGGTCTGATGTTGGAAAATTTTTACAATGTGACCATGGAGAGATTTCTTTAG
- a CDS encoding LAGLIDADG family homing endonuclease, translating into MEKITPEYIVGLVDGEGSFTVYVKNPDSDKRVKRRTKVEPRFFLKLIERDKEVLDELKDYFGCGNVYFQKDRRANHQQCYRYEVSNREHLERVIIPFFKRNALRLRSKKSDFETFCVIFEMIRKNLHFTDEGLRSIYALKQTMH; encoded by the coding sequence AAAAGATAACACCAGAATATATCGTTGGTCTTGTGGATGGAGAGGGAAGCTTCACAGTATATGTGAAAAATCCCGATTCGGACAAGCGCGTCAAGCGACGGACGAAAGTTGAGCCGAGATTTTTTCTCAAGTTGATCGAGCGAGACAAAGAAGTCCTCGATGAACTGAAAGACTATTTCGGATGTGGCAATGTGTATTTTCAAAAAGATAGACGTGCCAATCATCAGCAATGTTATCGCTATGAAGTGTCCAATAGAGAACATCTGGAACGTGTTATTATTCCATTCTTCAAAAGAAATGCTTTGAGGTTACGCTCAAAGAAAAGTGACTTTGAAACGTTTTGTGTCATCTTCGAAATGATTCGCAAGAATCTCCATTTCACAGATGAAGGATTGCGTAGTATCTACGCACTTAAGCAAACGATGCATTAG